In Blautia wexlerae DSM 19850, a single window of DNA contains:
- a CDS encoding ferritin-like domain-containing protein gives MILKEKERSVIEDLQTQEKSCVEKYGKYAEQARDPELKNLFRNIQQEEQKHYESLSMILSGSVPECNCNDRSGRDYQPKAVYTAMSSPEDKEHDAFLATDCIGTEKLVSGTYNDDVFAFGDSGVRKLLADIQIEEQNHAEMLYKYKTVNGMA, from the coding sequence ATGATTTTAAAAGAAAAGGAACGTTCAGTAATCGAAGATCTTCAGACACAAGAGAAAAGCTGTGTGGAAAAGTATGGAAAATACGCAGAACAGGCCAGAGACCCGGAGCTTAAAAATCTTTTCCGGAATATCCAGCAGGAAGAACAGAAGCATTATGAGTCTTTGTCAATGATTCTTTCCGGAAGTGTGCCTGAATGTAACTGTAATGACAGATCAGGCAGAGATTATCAGCCAAAAGCGGTCTATACAGCTATGAGTTCACCGGAAGACAAAGAGCACGATGCGTTTCTTGCAACAGACTGTATTGGTACAGAGAAGCTGGTGTCAGGAACATACAATGATGATGTATTTGCCTTTGGCGACAGTGGTGTACGCAAGCTGCTGGCAGATATCCAGATTGAGGAGCAGAATCATGCGGAGATGCTGTATAAGTATAAAACAGTGAATGGAATGGCATAA